One genomic region from Prionailurus bengalensis isolate Pbe53 chromosome C1, Fcat_Pben_1.1_paternal_pri, whole genome shotgun sequence encodes:
- the NR4A2 gene encoding nuclear receptor subfamily 4 group A member 2 isoform X4 produces the protein MDNYSTGYDVKPPCLYQMPLSGQQSSIKVEDIQMHNYQQHSHLPPQSEEMMPHSGSVYYKPSSPPTPTTPGFQVQHSPMWDDPGSLHNFHQNYVATTHMIEQRKTPVSRLSLFSFKQSPPGTPVSSCQMRFDGPLHVPMNPEQAGSHHVVDGQTFAVPNPIRKPASMGFPGLQIGHASQLLDTQVPSPPSRGSPSNEGLCAVCGDNAACQHYGVRTCEGCKGFFKRTVQKNAKYVCLANKNCPVDKRRRNRCQYCRFQKCLAVGMVKEVVRTDSLKGRRGRLPSKPKSPQEPSPPSPPFQANPDYQMSGDDTQHIQQFYDLLTGSMEIIRGWAEKIPGFADLPKADQDLLFESAFLELFVLRLAYRSNPVEGKLIFCNGVVLHRLQCVRGFGEWIDSIVEFSSNLQNMNIDISAFSCIAALAMVTERHGLKEPKRVEELQNKIVNCLKDHVTFNNGGLNRPNYLSKLLGKLPELRTLCTQGLQRIFYLKLEDLVPPPAIIDKLFLDTLPF, from the exons ATGGACAACTACAGCACAGGCTACGACGTCAAGCCACCTTGCTTGTACCAAATGCCCCTGTCCGGACAGCAGTCCTCCATTAAGGTAGAAGACATTCAGATGCACAACTACCAGCAACACAGCCACCTGCCCCCTCAGTCCGAGGAGATGATGCCGCACTCCGGGTCGGTTTACTACAAGCCCTCCTCGCCCCCGACGCCCACCACCCCGGGCTTTCAAGTGCAGCACAGCCCCATGTGGGATGACCCAGGCTCCCTCCACAACTTCCATCAGAACTACGTGGCCACCACGCACATGATCGAGCAGAGGAAAACGCCCGTCTCCCGCCTCTCCCTCTTCTCATTTAAGCAGTCGCCCCCCGGCACCCCCGTGTCTAGCTGCCAGATGCGCTTCGACGGGCCCCTGCACGTCCCCATGAACCCGGAGCAGGCGGGCAGCCACCACGTGGTGGACGGGCAGACCTTCGCTGTGCCCAACCCCATCCGAAAGCCCGCGTCCATGGGCTTCCCAGGCCTGCAGATCGGCCACGCGTCGCAGCTGCTGGACACGCAGGTGCCCTCGCCGCCGTCGCGGGGCTCTCCCTCCAACGAGGGGCTGTGCGCCGTGTGCGGCGACAACGCGGCCTGCCAGCACTATGGCGTGCGCACCTGTGAGGGCTGCAAAGGTTTCTTCAAG CGCACGGTACAAAAAAACGCAAAATACGTGTgtttagcaaataaaaactgCCCAGTGGACAAGCGGCGCCGGAATCGCTGTCAGTACTGCCGATTTCAGAAGTGCCTGGCTGTTGGGATGGTCAAAGAAG TGGTTCGCACGGACAGTTTAAAAGGCCGGAGAGGTCGCTTGCCCTCGAAACCGAAGAGCCCACAGGAGCCCTCTCCCCCCTCGCCCCCG TTCCAGGCGAACCCTGACTATCAGATGAGTGGAGATGACACCCAGCATATCCAGCAGTTCTATGATCTCCTGACTGGCTCCATGGAGATCATCAGGGGCTGGGCCGAGAAGATCCCGGGCTTCGCTGACCTGCCCAAAGCCGACCAAGACCTGCTTTTCGAGTCTGCTTTCTTAGAACTGTTTGTGCTGCGATTAGCGTACAG GTCCAACCCAGTGGAGGGTAAACTCATCTTTTGCAATGGGGTGGTCTTGCACAGGTTGCAATGCGTTCGTGGCTTTGGGGAATGGATTGATTCCATTGTTGAATTCTCCTCCAACTTGCAGAATATGAACATCGACATTTCTGCCTTCTCCTGCATTGCTGCCCTGGCTATGGTCACAG AGAGACACGGGCTCAAGGAACCCAAGAGAGTGGAAGAACTGCAAAACAAGATTGTAAATTGTCTCAAAGACCATGTGACTTTCAATAATGGGGGGTTGAACCGCCCCAACTATTTGTCCAAACTGTTGGGGAAGCTCCCAGAACTTCGTACTCTTTGCACACAGGGGCTACAGCGCATTTTCTACCTGAAACTAGAAGACTTGGTACCACCGCCAGCAATAATTGACAAACTTTTCCTGGACACTTTACCTTTCTAA
- the NR4A2 gene encoding nuclear receptor subfamily 4 group A member 2 isoform X3, translated as MDNYSTGYDVKPPCLYQMPLSGQQSSIKVEDIQMHNYQQHSHLPPQSEEMMPHSGSVYYKPSSPPTPTTPGFQVQHSPMWDDPGSLHNFHQNYVATTHMIEQRKTPVSRLSLFSFKQSPPGTPVSSCQMRFDGPLHVPMNPEQAGSHHVVDGQTFAVPNPIRKPASMGFPGLQIGHASQLLDTQVPSPPSRGSPSNEGLCAVCGDNAACQHYGVRTCEGCKGFFKRTVQKNAKYVCLANKNCPVDKRRRNRCQYCRFQKCLAVGMVKEVVRTDSLKGRRGRLPSKPKSPQEPSPPSPPVSLISALVRAHVDSNPAMTSLDYSRFQANPDYQMSGDDTQHIQQFYDLLTGSMEIIRGWAEKIPGFADLPKADQDLLFESAFLELFVLRLAYRSNPVEGKLIFCNGVVLHRLQCVRGFGEWIDSIVEFSSNLQNMNIDISAFSCIAALAMVTERHGLKEPKRVEELQNKIVNCLKDHVTFNNGGLNRPNYLSKLLGKLPELRTLCTQGLQRIFYLKLEDLVPPPAIIDKLFLDTLPF; from the exons ATGGACAACTACAGCACAGGCTACGACGTCAAGCCACCTTGCTTGTACCAAATGCCCCTGTCCGGACAGCAGTCCTCCATTAAGGTAGAAGACATTCAGATGCACAACTACCAGCAACACAGCCACCTGCCCCCTCAGTCCGAGGAGATGATGCCGCACTCCGGGTCGGTTTACTACAAGCCCTCCTCGCCCCCGACGCCCACCACCCCGGGCTTTCAAGTGCAGCACAGCCCCATGTGGGATGACCCAGGCTCCCTCCACAACTTCCATCAGAACTACGTGGCCACCACGCACATGATCGAGCAGAGGAAAACGCCCGTCTCCCGCCTCTCCCTCTTCTCATTTAAGCAGTCGCCCCCCGGCACCCCCGTGTCTAGCTGCCAGATGCGCTTCGACGGGCCCCTGCACGTCCCCATGAACCCGGAGCAGGCGGGCAGCCACCACGTGGTGGACGGGCAGACCTTCGCTGTGCCCAACCCCATCCGAAAGCCCGCGTCCATGGGCTTCCCAGGCCTGCAGATCGGCCACGCGTCGCAGCTGCTGGACACGCAGGTGCCCTCGCCGCCGTCGCGGGGCTCTCCCTCCAACGAGGGGCTGTGCGCCGTGTGCGGCGACAACGCGGCCTGCCAGCACTATGGCGTGCGCACCTGTGAGGGCTGCAAAGGTTTCTTCAAG CGCACGGTACAAAAAAACGCAAAATACGTGTgtttagcaaataaaaactgCCCAGTGGACAAGCGGCGCCGGAATCGCTGTCAGTACTGCCGATTTCAGAAGTGCCTGGCTGTTGGGATGGTCAAAGAAG TGGTTCGCACGGACAGTTTAAAAGGCCGGAGAGGTCGCTTGCCCTCGAAACCGAAGAGCCCACAGGAGCCCTCTCCCCCCTCGCCCCCGGTGAGTCTGATCAGTGCCCTCGTCAGGGCCCATGTCGACTCCAACCCGGCTATGACCAGCCTGGACTATTCCAGG TTCCAGGCGAACCCTGACTATCAGATGAGTGGAGATGACACCCAGCATATCCAGCAGTTCTATGATCTCCTGACTGGCTCCATGGAGATCATCAGGGGCTGGGCCGAGAAGATCCCGGGCTTCGCTGACCTGCCCAAAGCCGACCAAGACCTGCTTTTCGAGTCTGCTTTCTTAGAACTGTTTGTGCTGCGATTAGCGTACAG GTCCAACCCAGTGGAGGGTAAACTCATCTTTTGCAATGGGGTGGTCTTGCACAGGTTGCAATGCGTTCGTGGCTTTGGGGAATGGATTGATTCCATTGTTGAATTCTCCTCCAACTTGCAGAATATGAACATCGACATTTCTGCCTTCTCCTGCATTGCTGCCCTGGCTATGGTCACAG AGAGACACGGGCTCAAGGAACCCAAGAGAGTGGAAGAACTGCAAAACAAGATTGTAAATTGTCTCAAAGACCATGTGACTTTCAATAATGGGGGGTTGAACCGCCCCAACTATTTGTCCAAACTGTTGGGGAAGCTCCCAGAACTTCGTACTCTTTGCACACAGGGGCTACAGCGCATTTTCTACCTGAAACTAGAAGACTTGGTACCACCGCCAGCAATAATTGACAAACTTTTCCTGGACACTTTACCTTTCTAA
- the NR4A2 gene encoding nuclear receptor subfamily 4 group A member 2 isoform X2 — protein MPCVQAQYGSSPQGASPASQSYSYHSSGEYSSDFLTPEFVKFSMDLTNTEITATTSLPSFSTFMDNYSTGYDVKPPCLYQMPLSGQQSSIKVEDIQMHNYQQHSHLPPQSEEMMPHSGSVYYKPSSPPTPTTPGFQVQHSPMWDDPGSLHNFHQNYVATTHMIEQRKTPVSRLSLFSFKQSPPGTPVSSCQMRFDGPLHVPMNPEQAGSHHVVDGQTFAVPNPIRKPASMGFPGLQIGHASQLLDTQVPSPPSRGSPSNEGLCAVCGDNAACQHYGVRTCEGCKGFFKRTVQKNAKYVCLANKNCPVDKRRRNRCQYCRFQKCLAVGMVKEVVRTDSLKGRRGRLPSKPKSPQEPSPPSPPFQANPDYQMSGDDTQHIQQFYDLLTGSMEIIRGWAEKIPGFADLPKADQDLLFESAFLELFVLRLAYRSNPVEGKLIFCNGVVLHRLQCVRGFGEWIDSIVEFSSNLQNMNIDISAFSCIAALAMVTERHGLKEPKRVEELQNKIVNCLKDHVTFNNGGLNRPNYLSKLLGKLPELRTLCTQGLQRIFYLKLEDLVPPPAIIDKLFLDTLPF, from the exons ATGCCTTGTGTTCAGGCGCAGTATGGGTCCTCGCCTCAAGGAGCCAGCCCCGCTTCTCAGAGCTACAGTTACCACTCTTCGGGAGAATACAGCTCCGATTTCTTAACTCCAGAGTTTGTCAAGTTTAGCATGGACCTCACCAACACTGAAATCACTGCCACCACTTCTCTCCCCAGCTTCAGTACCTTTATGGACAACTACAGCACAGGCTACGACGTCAAGCCACCTTGCTTGTACCAAATGCCCCTGTCCGGACAGCAGTCCTCCATTAAGGTAGAAGACATTCAGATGCACAACTACCAGCAACACAGCCACCTGCCCCCTCAGTCCGAGGAGATGATGCCGCACTCCGGGTCGGTTTACTACAAGCCCTCCTCGCCCCCGACGCCCACCACCCCGGGCTTTCAAGTGCAGCACAGCCCCATGTGGGATGACCCAGGCTCCCTCCACAACTTCCATCAGAACTACGTGGCCACCACGCACATGATCGAGCAGAGGAAAACGCCCGTCTCCCGCCTCTCCCTCTTCTCATTTAAGCAGTCGCCCCCCGGCACCCCCGTGTCTAGCTGCCAGATGCGCTTCGACGGGCCCCTGCACGTCCCCATGAACCCGGAGCAGGCGGGCAGCCACCACGTGGTGGACGGGCAGACCTTCGCTGTGCCCAACCCCATCCGAAAGCCCGCGTCCATGGGCTTCCCAGGCCTGCAGATCGGCCACGCGTCGCAGCTGCTGGACACGCAGGTGCCCTCGCCGCCGTCGCGGGGCTCTCCCTCCAACGAGGGGCTGTGCGCCGTGTGCGGCGACAACGCGGCCTGCCAGCACTATGGCGTGCGCACCTGTGAGGGCTGCAAAGGTTTCTTCAAG CGCACGGTACAAAAAAACGCAAAATACGTGTgtttagcaaataaaaactgCCCAGTGGACAAGCGGCGCCGGAATCGCTGTCAGTACTGCCGATTTCAGAAGTGCCTGGCTGTTGGGATGGTCAAAGAAG TGGTTCGCACGGACAGTTTAAAAGGCCGGAGAGGTCGCTTGCCCTCGAAACCGAAGAGCCCACAGGAGCCCTCTCCCCCCTCGCCCCCG TTCCAGGCGAACCCTGACTATCAGATGAGTGGAGATGACACCCAGCATATCCAGCAGTTCTATGATCTCCTGACTGGCTCCATGGAGATCATCAGGGGCTGGGCCGAGAAGATCCCGGGCTTCGCTGACCTGCCCAAAGCCGACCAAGACCTGCTTTTCGAGTCTGCTTTCTTAGAACTGTTTGTGCTGCGATTAGCGTACAG GTCCAACCCAGTGGAGGGTAAACTCATCTTTTGCAATGGGGTGGTCTTGCACAGGTTGCAATGCGTTCGTGGCTTTGGGGAATGGATTGATTCCATTGTTGAATTCTCCTCCAACTTGCAGAATATGAACATCGACATTTCTGCCTTCTCCTGCATTGCTGCCCTGGCTATGGTCACAG AGAGACACGGGCTCAAGGAACCCAAGAGAGTGGAAGAACTGCAAAACAAGATTGTAAATTGTCTCAAAGACCATGTGACTTTCAATAATGGGGGGTTGAACCGCCCCAACTATTTGTCCAAACTGTTGGGGAAGCTCCCAGAACTTCGTACTCTTTGCACACAGGGGCTACAGCGCATTTTCTACCTGAAACTAGAAGACTTGGTACCACCGCCAGCAATAATTGACAAACTTTTCCTGGACACTTTACCTTTCTAA
- the NR4A2 gene encoding nuclear receptor subfamily 4 group A member 2 isoform X1, producing MPCVQAQYGSSPQGASPASQSYSYHSSGEYSSDFLTPEFVKFSMDLTNTEITATTSLPSFSTFMDNYSTGYDVKPPCLYQMPLSGQQSSIKVEDIQMHNYQQHSHLPPQSEEMMPHSGSVYYKPSSPPTPTTPGFQVQHSPMWDDPGSLHNFHQNYVATTHMIEQRKTPVSRLSLFSFKQSPPGTPVSSCQMRFDGPLHVPMNPEQAGSHHVVDGQTFAVPNPIRKPASMGFPGLQIGHASQLLDTQVPSPPSRGSPSNEGLCAVCGDNAACQHYGVRTCEGCKGFFKRTVQKNAKYVCLANKNCPVDKRRRNRCQYCRFQKCLAVGMVKEVVRTDSLKGRRGRLPSKPKSPQEPSPPSPPVSLISALVRAHVDSNPAMTSLDYSRFQANPDYQMSGDDTQHIQQFYDLLTGSMEIIRGWAEKIPGFADLPKADQDLLFESAFLELFVLRLAYRSNPVEGKLIFCNGVVLHRLQCVRGFGEWIDSIVEFSSNLQNMNIDISAFSCIAALAMVTERHGLKEPKRVEELQNKIVNCLKDHVTFNNGGLNRPNYLSKLLGKLPELRTLCTQGLQRIFYLKLEDLVPPPAIIDKLFLDTLPF from the exons ATGCCTTGTGTTCAGGCGCAGTATGGGTCCTCGCCTCAAGGAGCCAGCCCCGCTTCTCAGAGCTACAGTTACCACTCTTCGGGAGAATACAGCTCCGATTTCTTAACTCCAGAGTTTGTCAAGTTTAGCATGGACCTCACCAACACTGAAATCACTGCCACCACTTCTCTCCCCAGCTTCAGTACCTTTATGGACAACTACAGCACAGGCTACGACGTCAAGCCACCTTGCTTGTACCAAATGCCCCTGTCCGGACAGCAGTCCTCCATTAAGGTAGAAGACATTCAGATGCACAACTACCAGCAACACAGCCACCTGCCCCCTCAGTCCGAGGAGATGATGCCGCACTCCGGGTCGGTTTACTACAAGCCCTCCTCGCCCCCGACGCCCACCACCCCGGGCTTTCAAGTGCAGCACAGCCCCATGTGGGATGACCCAGGCTCCCTCCACAACTTCCATCAGAACTACGTGGCCACCACGCACATGATCGAGCAGAGGAAAACGCCCGTCTCCCGCCTCTCCCTCTTCTCATTTAAGCAGTCGCCCCCCGGCACCCCCGTGTCTAGCTGCCAGATGCGCTTCGACGGGCCCCTGCACGTCCCCATGAACCCGGAGCAGGCGGGCAGCCACCACGTGGTGGACGGGCAGACCTTCGCTGTGCCCAACCCCATCCGAAAGCCCGCGTCCATGGGCTTCCCAGGCCTGCAGATCGGCCACGCGTCGCAGCTGCTGGACACGCAGGTGCCCTCGCCGCCGTCGCGGGGCTCTCCCTCCAACGAGGGGCTGTGCGCCGTGTGCGGCGACAACGCGGCCTGCCAGCACTATGGCGTGCGCACCTGTGAGGGCTGCAAAGGTTTCTTCAAG CGCACGGTACAAAAAAACGCAAAATACGTGTgtttagcaaataaaaactgCCCAGTGGACAAGCGGCGCCGGAATCGCTGTCAGTACTGCCGATTTCAGAAGTGCCTGGCTGTTGGGATGGTCAAAGAAG TGGTTCGCACGGACAGTTTAAAAGGCCGGAGAGGTCGCTTGCCCTCGAAACCGAAGAGCCCACAGGAGCCCTCTCCCCCCTCGCCCCCGGTGAGTCTGATCAGTGCCCTCGTCAGGGCCCATGTCGACTCCAACCCGGCTATGACCAGCCTGGACTATTCCAGG TTCCAGGCGAACCCTGACTATCAGATGAGTGGAGATGACACCCAGCATATCCAGCAGTTCTATGATCTCCTGACTGGCTCCATGGAGATCATCAGGGGCTGGGCCGAGAAGATCCCGGGCTTCGCTGACCTGCCCAAAGCCGACCAAGACCTGCTTTTCGAGTCTGCTTTCTTAGAACTGTTTGTGCTGCGATTAGCGTACAG GTCCAACCCAGTGGAGGGTAAACTCATCTTTTGCAATGGGGTGGTCTTGCACAGGTTGCAATGCGTTCGTGGCTTTGGGGAATGGATTGATTCCATTGTTGAATTCTCCTCCAACTTGCAGAATATGAACATCGACATTTCTGCCTTCTCCTGCATTGCTGCCCTGGCTATGGTCACAG AGAGACACGGGCTCAAGGAACCCAAGAGAGTGGAAGAACTGCAAAACAAGATTGTAAATTGTCTCAAAGACCATGTGACTTTCAATAATGGGGGGTTGAACCGCCCCAACTATTTGTCCAAACTGTTGGGGAAGCTCCCAGAACTTCGTACTCTTTGCACACAGGGGCTACAGCGCATTTTCTACCTGAAACTAGAAGACTTGGTACCACCGCCAGCAATAATTGACAAACTTTTCCTGGACACTTTACCTTTCTAA